In one window of Streptomyces griseus subsp. griseus DNA:
- a CDS encoding acylase, translating to MTFRNRLRLFAVSGLALFTVSASLPPAAASGSPEARHPSGGGLSATIRYTEYGIPHIVAKDYANLGFGTGWAQAADQVCTLADGFVTVRGERSRFFGPDAAPDGSLSSAAKNLSSDLYFRGVQDSGTVEKLLKVPAPAGPSRDAKESMRGFAAGYNAWLRQNRSRITDPACRGAAWVRPVTTLEVAVRGFALAVLGGQGRGIDGITAAQPPTAAPPAAGVTPKEAAAAAQRLLSAENADMGSNAVAFRGSTTANGRGLLLGNPHYPWDGGRRFWQSQQTIPGELNVAGGSLLGSTTVSIGHNADVAWSHTVATGVPVNLHQLTLDPADPTVHLVDGKPERMTRRTVTVPVKGAAPVTRTQWWTRYGPVVTSFGATLPLPWTATTAYALNDPNATNLRSADTSLGFSKARSTTGIQRALNRSQGLPWVNTVAADRSGNSFFSQSQVLPRITDELAARCSTPLGQATYPSAGLAVLDGSTSACALGSDRDAVQPGIFGPGRMPTLKNAPYAENSNDSAWLTNAGRPLTGYERVFGTIATQRSIRTRGAIEDVAAMAERGRLRVGDLERQQFANRAPAGDLVAADVAKWCAALPGGTAVGGDGAAVDVSAACPVLRRWDRSVDSESRGALLFDRFWRRATAGVPVAELWTVPFDAADPVRTPRGLDTAAPGLGRALADTVAELRAAGIALDAPLGRHQFVVRNGKRVPVGGGTESLGVWNKIEPVWTPAAGGYTEVSAGSSYIQAVGWDDTRCPVARTLLTYSQSSNPGSPHHSDQTRLFSGERWVTSRFCEKDIARSPQLRVVRVHERR from the coding sequence TTGACCTTCCGTAACCGTCTCAGACTGTTCGCGGTCTCCGGTCTCGCCCTGTTCACCGTGTCGGCGTCGCTGCCGCCGGCCGCCGCCTCCGGCTCACCGGAGGCCCGGCATCCGTCGGGCGGCGGGCTCTCCGCCACCATCCGCTACACGGAGTACGGCATTCCGCACATCGTGGCGAAGGACTACGCGAACCTCGGCTTCGGCACCGGCTGGGCACAGGCCGCCGACCAGGTGTGCACGCTGGCCGACGGGTTCGTCACGGTACGCGGCGAGCGGTCCCGGTTCTTCGGGCCGGACGCGGCGCCGGACGGTTCGCTCTCCTCGGCGGCGAAGAACCTCTCCAGCGACCTCTACTTCCGGGGCGTCCAGGACAGCGGGACGGTGGAGAAGCTGCTGAAGGTGCCCGCCCCGGCGGGTCCGAGCCGGGACGCCAAGGAGTCGATGCGCGGGTTCGCCGCCGGGTACAACGCCTGGCTCAGGCAGAACCGATCCCGCATCACCGACCCCGCCTGCCGGGGCGCCGCCTGGGTGCGGCCGGTCACCACGCTGGAGGTGGCGGTACGGGGCTTCGCCCTGGCCGTGCTCGGCGGGCAGGGGCGCGGCATCGACGGCATCACCGCCGCCCAGCCGCCGACAGCCGCACCGCCCGCCGCCGGGGTCACCCCGAAGGAGGCGGCGGCCGCGGCCCAGCGGCTCCTGTCGGCGGAGAACGCCGACATGGGCTCCAACGCGGTCGCCTTCCGGGGGTCCACGACGGCGAACGGGCGCGGGCTGCTCCTCGGCAACCCGCATTATCCGTGGGACGGCGGCCGCCGCTTCTGGCAGTCGCAGCAGACGATCCCCGGCGAGCTGAACGTGGCGGGCGGCTCACTGCTCGGGTCGACGACCGTCTCGATCGGGCACAACGCGGACGTGGCGTGGAGCCACACGGTGGCCACCGGTGTCCCGGTGAACCTGCATCAGCTGACCCTGGACCCGGCCGACCCCACGGTCCATCTGGTGGACGGCAAGCCCGAGCGGATGACACGGCGCACGGTGACCGTGCCGGTGAAGGGCGCCGCCCCGGTCACCCGGACCCAGTGGTGGACCCGGTACGGCCCGGTCGTCACCTCGTTCGGCGCGACGCTCCCGCTGCCCTGGACGGCGACCACCGCGTACGCGCTGAACGACCCGAACGCGACGAACCTGCGCAGCGCCGACACCTCGCTCGGCTTCAGCAAGGCACGCTCCACCACCGGGATCCAGCGGGCGCTGAACCGTTCCCAGGGGCTGCCCTGGGTGAACACGGTCGCCGCCGACCGGTCGGGGAACTCCTTCTTCTCCCAGTCCCAGGTGCTGCCGAGGATCACGGACGAGCTGGCGGCACGCTGTTCGACCCCGCTGGGCCAGGCCACCTATCCGTCCGCCGGGCTCGCGGTGCTGGACGGGTCGACGTCGGCGTGCGCGCTCGGGAGCGACCGGGACGCGGTGCAGCCGGGGATCTTCGGGCCCGGCCGGATGCCGACGCTGAAGAACGCCCCGTACGCCGAGAACTCCAACGACAGCGCCTGGCTGACCAACGCCGGGAGGCCGCTGACCGGCTACGAGCGGGTCTTCGGCACCATCGCCACCCAGCGGTCGATCCGGACCCGGGGCGCGATCGAGGATGTCGCGGCGATGGCGGAGCGCGGGCGGCTGCGCGTCGGCGACCTGGAGCGCCAGCAGTTCGCGAACCGGGCGCCGGCCGGGGATCTGGTCGCGGCGGATGTGGCGAAGTGGTGTGCCGCCCTGCCCGGTGGTACGGCCGTCGGCGGTGACGGTGCGGCGGTCGATGTGTCGGCGGCCTGCCCGGTGCTGCGGCGGTGGGACCGGAGCGTGGACAGCGAGAGCCGGGGGGCGCTCCTCTTCGACCGGTTCTGGCGCAGGGCGACGGCCGGGGTGCCGGTGGCAGAGCTGTGGACGGTGCCGTTCGACGCGGCCGATCCGGTACGTACGCCGCGCGGCCTCGACACCGCCGCGCCCGGCCTGGGCAGGGCCCTGGCCGACACGGTGGCGGAGCTGCGGGCGGCGGGTATCGCGCTGGACGCGCCCCTGGGCAGGCACCAGTTCGTCGTACGGAACGGGAAGCGCGTCCCGGTCGGCGGCGGCACGGAGTCGCTCGGCGTCTGGAACAAGATCGAGCCGGTGTGGACCCCGGCGGCGGGCGGCTACACCGAGGTGTCGGCCGGGTCCAGCTACATCCAGGCCGTCGGCTGGGACGACACCCGCTGCCCGGTGGCGCGGACGCTGCTCACGTACTCCCAGTCCTCGAACCCCGGCTCACCGCATCACAGCGACCAGACCCGGCTGTTCTCGGGTGAGCGGTGGGTGACGTCCCGGTTCTGCGAGAAGGACATCGCGCGCTCGCCGCAGCTGAGGGTGGTGCGGGTGCACGAGCGGCGGTAG
- a CDS encoding acyl-CoA synthetase, with protein MNQPPNGFWAQAAADPDRTVLVAPGGEEWSAGRLHADVNRMVHGLRAAGMNEGDAFAVVLPNGTELLTAHLAASQAGFYLVPVNHHLVGPEIAWIVSDSGARVLITHERFAAAATAAADEAGLPASHRYAVGTVPGCRPYAELLDGHPATPPENRTLGWVMNYTSGTTGRPRGIRRPLPGKLPEETYLGGFLGIFGIRPFDDNVHLVCSPLYHTAVLQFASAALHIGHPLVLMDGWAPEEMLRLVDTHRCTHTHMVPTQFHRLLALPDEVKQRYDVSSMRHAIHGAAPCPDHVKRAMIDWWGSCVEEYYAASEGGGAFATAEDWLKRPGTVGKAWPISELAVLDDDGNRLPAGQLGTVYMKMSTGGFSYHKDESKTRKNRVGDFFTVGDLGLLDADGYLFLRDRKIDMIIAGGVNIYPAEIESALLTHPAVADAAAFGIPHADRGEEVKAVVEPAGGYEAGDALAAEILAHCEARLAGYKRPRSVDFIAAMPRDPNGKLYKRRLREPYWEGHQRPL; from the coding sequence GTGAACCAGCCGCCCAACGGCTTCTGGGCCCAGGCCGCCGCCGATCCCGACCGGACCGTCCTCGTCGCGCCCGGCGGCGAGGAGTGGAGCGCGGGGCGCCTCCACGCCGACGTCAACCGCATGGTCCACGGGCTGCGCGCGGCCGGGATGAACGAGGGCGACGCGTTCGCCGTCGTCCTGCCCAACGGCACCGAGCTGCTCACCGCCCACCTCGCCGCCTCCCAGGCCGGCTTCTACCTGGTGCCGGTCAACCACCACCTCGTCGGCCCCGAGATCGCCTGGATCGTCTCCGACTCGGGCGCCCGCGTCCTCATCACCCATGAACGCTTCGCGGCCGCCGCGACGGCCGCCGCCGACGAGGCCGGGCTCCCCGCGAGCCACCGCTACGCCGTCGGCACCGTCCCCGGCTGCCGCCCCTACGCCGAACTGCTCGACGGCCACCCCGCCACCCCGCCCGAGAACCGCACCCTCGGCTGGGTCATGAACTACACCTCGGGCACCACCGGCCGCCCGCGCGGCATCCGCCGGCCCCTGCCCGGCAAGCTCCCGGAGGAGACGTACCTCGGCGGCTTCCTCGGAATCTTCGGCATCCGCCCGTTCGACGACAACGTCCACCTGGTCTGCTCGCCGCTCTACCACACCGCCGTACTCCAGTTCGCGAGCGCGGCCCTGCACATCGGCCACCCGCTGGTCCTGATGGACGGCTGGGCCCCGGAGGAGATGCTGCGGCTCGTCGACACCCACCGCTGCACCCACACGCACATGGTCCCGACCCAGTTCCACCGGCTCCTCGCGCTGCCCGACGAGGTGAAGCAGCGGTACGACGTCTCCTCCATGCGCCACGCGATCCACGGAGCCGCGCCCTGCCCCGACCATGTGAAACGCGCCATGATCGACTGGTGGGGGAGCTGTGTCGAGGAGTATTACGCGGCCAGTGAGGGCGGCGGCGCCTTCGCCACCGCCGAGGACTGGCTGAAGAGGCCCGGCACCGTCGGCAAGGCTTGGCCGATCAGCGAACTCGCCGTCCTCGACGACGACGGCAACCGGCTGCCGGCGGGTCAACTCGGCACGGTCTACATGAAGATGAGCACCGGCGGCTTCAGCTACCACAAGGACGAGAGCAAGACCCGCAAGAACCGCGTCGGCGACTTCTTCACCGTCGGAGACCTCGGTCTCCTGGACGCGGACGGCTACCTCTTCCTCCGCGACCGGAAGATCGACATGATCATCGCCGGTGGCGTGAACATCTACCCCGCTGAGATCGAGTCCGCGCTGCTCACCCACCCCGCCGTCGCGGACGCCGCCGCCTTCGGCATCCCGCACGCGGACCGGGGCGAGGAGGTCAAGGCCGTCGTGGAGCCGGCCGGGGGATACGAGGCGGGGGACGCGCTCGCCGCCGAGATCCTCGCCCACTGCGAGGCGCGCCTCGCCGGGTACAAACGGCCCCGCTCCGTCGACTTCATCGCCGCGATGCCCCGCGACCCCAACGGCAAGCTCTACAAACGGCGGCTGCGGGAACCCTACTGGGAGGGGCACCAGCGGCCCCTGTAG
- a CDS encoding NAD(P)H-dependent flavin oxidoreductase, with translation METELSRELGIEHAIFGFTPFPAVAAAISRAGGFGVLGAVRYTDPRELARDLDRLDQLAGGRPYGLDVVMPAKKVEGVTEAEVEAMIPDAHRGFVQELLTRYGVPELAEGEASGWRITGWMEEVARSQLDVAFDHPIKLLANALGSPPADVIDRAHAHGVLVAALAGSAGHARRHAAAGIDVVVAQGYEAGGHTGEIGSMVLVPEVVEAVAPLPVLAAGGIGSGEQAAAGLALGAQGVWLGSLWLTTEEADLHSAALTRKLLTAGSGDTVRSRALTGKPARQLRTAWTDAWDDPDGPGTLPMPLQGLLVAEAVSRIQKYEVGELLGTPVGQIVGRMTSERSVQAVVDDLTRGFERAVTRINRIAGRSAT, from the coding sequence ATGGAGACGGAGCTGAGCAGAGAACTGGGCATCGAACACGCCATCTTCGGCTTCACGCCGTTCCCCGCCGTCGCCGCGGCCATCAGCAGAGCCGGCGGGTTCGGCGTGCTCGGCGCGGTCCGCTACACCGACCCGCGGGAGCTGGCCCGCGACCTCGACCGGCTGGACCAGCTCGCCGGCGGCAGGCCGTACGGCCTCGATGTCGTCATGCCGGCCAAGAAGGTGGAAGGGGTCACCGAGGCCGAGGTCGAGGCGATGATCCCGGACGCGCACCGGGGGTTCGTCCAGGAACTCCTCACCCGCTACGGGGTGCCCGAACTCGCCGAGGGGGAGGCGTCCGGCTGGCGCATCACCGGCTGGATGGAGGAGGTCGCCCGCAGCCAGCTCGACGTGGCCTTCGACCATCCGATCAAGCTCCTCGCCAACGCACTCGGCTCCCCGCCCGCCGACGTCATCGACCGCGCCCACGCCCACGGCGTCCTCGTCGCCGCCCTCGCCGGAAGCGCCGGACACGCCCGCCGGCACGCGGCGGCGGGTATCGACGTCGTCGTCGCCCAGGGGTACGAGGCGGGCGGCCACACCGGCGAGATCGGCTCCATGGTGCTCGTCCCCGAAGTCGTCGAGGCCGTAGCCCCGCTGCCCGTCCTGGCCGCCGGAGGCATCGGCAGCGGCGAACAGGCCGCCGCCGGCCTCGCCCTCGGCGCCCAGGGCGTCTGGCTCGGCTCCCTCTGGCTCACCACCGAGGAGGCCGACCTGCACTCGGCGGCCCTCACCCGCAAACTCCTCACCGCGGGCTCCGGCGACACCGTCCGCTCCCGCGCCCTCACCGGGAAACCCGCACGCCAGCTCCGTACCGCGTGGACGGACGCCTGGGACGACCCGGACGGACCCGGCACCCTGCCCATGCCGCTCCAAGGGCTGCTGGTCGCCGAAGCCGTCTCCCGGATCCAGAAGTACGAGGTCGGGGAGTTGCTCGGCACCCCCGTCGGGCAGATCGTCGGCCGGATGACCAGCGAACGCAGCGTCCAGGCGGTCGTCGACGACCTGACGCGCGGCTTCGAACGGGCCGTCACCCGCATCAACCGCATCGCCGGAAGGAGCGCCACGTGA